Proteins encoded by one window of Electrophorus electricus isolate fEleEle1 chromosome 17, fEleEle1.pri, whole genome shotgun sequence:
- the LOC113576757 gene encoding claudin-23-like encodes MRTPGILIFGLVFSPCGWILDLTSTVATNWRTLNNIAGQSSDTVVNQGIWDICNTFTTSTQVNCNLRSTDTVYFSNQIIPIAQGMMVASLIVTAFGLAFVTPAARCWTNQKPRWVLASMGGLLIFCSGVLTIIPIAWYTHLLPNLNTSTTFINPQNRDIRVGYCIVLGYIGGIMEVLAGIVIFIGICKCCGGRNRGEYPQTRPPRTTTRPVRPTPHPRVNVPRSISSISSSSVPYSRNTLDDDLDFPRAKGHHGKGTVNPSYSGRPYDADL; translated from the coding sequence ATGCGGACCCCGggtattttgatatttggactggTCTTTTCACCTTGCGGATGGATCCTGGACCTGACGAGCACTGTAGCGACCAACTGGCGCACTCTAAACAATATTGCCGGACAGTCTTCAGATACTGTAGTGAACCAAGGTATTTGGGATATTTGCAACACTTTCACTACATCAACTCAAGTCAACTGTAATCTACGAAGCACAGACACAGTATATTTCAGTAACCAAATCATACCGATTGCACAGGGTATGATGGTGGCCTCGTTGATTGTGACTGCTTTTGGACTGGCATTTGTAACGCCTGCAGCGCGATGCTGGACAAACCAGAAACCACGGTGGGTGCTCGCTAGCATGGGCGGCCTTCTTATCTTCTGCTCGGGCGTTTTGACCATTATTCCCATCGCGTGGTACACTCACTTACTGCCCAACCTCAACACGTCTACCACCTTTATTAATCCCCAAAATCGGGACATACGAGTGGGATACTGTATTGTCTTAGGCTACATTGGGGGTATCATGGAGGTCCTGGCGGGTATTGTCATATTCATTGGGATATGCAAATGTTGCGGAGGTCGAAACCGCGGAGAGTACCCCCAAACTAGACCCCCAAGGACCACTACCAGACCGGTGCGACCGACACCACATCCAAGAGTGAACGTGCCAAGAAGCATCAGCTCGATTAGCAGTTCGAGTGTCCCGTACTCCAGGAATACACTTGACGACGACCTCGACTTTCCACGAGCGAAAGGTCATCACGGAAAAGGAACGGTCAATCCGTCATACAGTGGAAGACCCTACGATGCAGATTTATAA
- the LOC113576756 gene encoding claudin-23-like: MRTPGILIFGLVFSPCGWILDLTSTVAANWRTLNNVAGQSSDTVVNQGIWDICNTFTTSTQVNCNLRSTDTVYFSNQIIPIAQGMMVASLIVTAFGLAFVTPAARCWTNQKPRWVLASMGGLLIFCSGVLTIIPIAWYTHLLPNLNTSTTFINPQNRDIRVGYCIVLGYIGGIMEVLAGIVIFIGICKCCGGRNRGEYPQSRPPRTTTRPVRPTPHPRVNVPRSISSISSSSVPYSRNTRDDDFDFPRAKGHHGKGTVNPSYSGRPYDADL, from the coding sequence ATGCGGACCCCGggtattttgatatttggactggTCTTTTCACCTTGCGGATGGATCCTGGATCTGACAAGCACTGTAGCGGCCAACTGGCGCACTCTAAACAATGTTGCCGGACAGTCTTCAGATACTGTAGTGAACCAAGGAATATGGGATATTTGCAACACTTTCACTACATCAACTCAAGTCAACTGTAATCTACGAAGCACAGACACAGTATATTTCAGTAACCAAATCATACCGATTGCACAGGGTATGATGGTGGCCTCGTTGATTGTGACTGCTTTTGGACTGGCATTTGTAACGCCTGCAGCGCGATGCTGGACAAACCAGAAACCACGGTGGGTGCTCGCTAGCATGGGCGGCCTTCTTATCTTCTGCTCGGGCGTTTTGACCATTATTCCCATCGCGTGGTACACTCACTTACTGCCCAACCTCAACACTTCTACCACCTTTATTAATCCCCAAAATCGGGACATACGAGTGGGATACTGTATTGTCTTAGGCTACATTGGGGGTATCATGGAGGTCCTGGCGGGTATTGTCATATTCATTGGGATATGCAAATGTTGCGGAGGTCGAAACCGCGGAGAGTACCCCCAATCTAGACCCCCAAGGACCACTACCAGACCGGTGCGACCGACACCACATCCAAGAGTGAACGTGCCAAGAAGCATCAGCTCGATTAGCAGTTCCAGTGTCCCGTACTCCAGGAATACACGTGACGACGACTTCGATTTTCCACGAGCGAAAGGTCATCACGGAAAAGGAACGGTCAATCCGTCATACAGTGGAAGACCCTACGATGCAGATTTATAA